The Streptomyces cynarae genome contains a region encoding:
- the rplW gene encoding 50S ribosomal protein L23 has product MAIRHPAIASKAAKAAKAARVAKARRHAAEGKNTVETPLSKSYTDPRDVLIKPVVSEKSYALLDENKYTFIVDPSANKTQIKQAVQAVFSVKVTGVNTINRQGKRKRTRTGFGQRAATKRAIVTLAEGDRIDIFGGPTA; this is encoded by the coding sequence ATGGCTATCCGTCACCCCGCCATTGCCTCGAAGGCCGCCAAGGCCGCCAAGGCCGCGCGCGTCGCCAAGGCGCGTCGTCACGCCGCCGAGGGCAAGAACACCGTCGAGACCCCGCTGAGCAAGTCGTACACGGACCCCCGTGACGTCCTGATCAAGCCGGTCGTCTCCGAGAAGAGCTACGCGCTCCTCGACGAGAACAAGTACACGTTCATCGTGGACCCGAGCGCCAACAAGACCCAGATCAAGCAGGCCGTCCAGGCGGTCTTCTCGGTCAAGGTCACCGGGGTCAACACGATCAACCGCCAGGGCAAGCGCAAGCGGACCCGCACCGGCTTCGGCCAGCGTGCGGCGACCAAGCGCGCGATCGTGACCCTCGCCGAGGGCGACCGTATCGACATCTTCGGCGGTCCGACCGCGTAA
- the rplF gene encoding 50S ribosomal protein L6: MSRIGKLPIAVPAGVDVTIDGRTVAVKGPKGELTHTVAAPIDIAKGEDGTLQVTRPNDERQNKALHGLSRTLVANMITGVTQGYVKKLEISGVGYRVTAKGSNLEFALGYSHPITVEAPEGITFKVETPTRFSVEGIDKQKVGEVAANIRKLRKPDPYKAKGVKYEGEVIRRKVGKAGK, from the coding sequence ATGTCGCGCATCGGCAAGCTCCCCATCGCGGTTCCCGCCGGCGTGGACGTCACCATCGACGGCCGTACGGTCGCGGTCAAGGGCCCCAAGGGCGAACTGACCCACACCGTTGCCGCGCCGATCGACATCGCCAAGGGCGAGGACGGCACCCTGCAGGTGACCCGCCCCAACGACGAGCGTCAGAACAAGGCCCTGCACGGCCTGTCCCGCACGCTGGTGGCGAACATGATCACCGGCGTGACCCAGGGTTACGTGAAGAAGCTCGAGATCAGCGGTGTCGGTTACCGCGTGACGGCCAAGGGTTCGAACCTCGAGTTCGCGCTCGGCTACAGCCACCCGATCACCGTCGAGGCGCCCGAGGGCATCACCTTCAAGGTGGAGACCCCGACCCGTTTCTCGGTCGAGGGCATCGACAAGCAGAAGGTCGGCGAGGTTGCGGCCAACATCCGCAAGCTGCGCAAGCCCGACCCGTACAAGGCCAAGGGCGTCAAGTACGAGGGCGAAGTCATCCGCCGCAAGGTCGGAAAGGCGGGTAAGTAA
- the rpmC gene encoding 50S ribosomal protein L29, with product MSAGTKASELRELGNEELLGKLREAKEELFNLRFQAATGQLENHGRLKAVRKDIARIYTLMRERELGIETVENA from the coding sequence ATGTCGGCCGGTACCAAGGCGTCCGAGCTGCGCGAGCTGGGCAACGAGGAGCTTCTGGGCAAGCTCCGCGAGGCCAAGGAAGAGCTGTTCAACCTCCGCTTCCAGGCGGCGACGGGCCAGCTCGAGAACCACGGCCGTCTGAAGGCGGTCCGCAAGGACATCGCGCGGATCTACACCCTGATGCGCGAGCGTGAGCTGGGCATCGAAACGGTGGAGAACGCCTGA
- the rpsQ gene encoding 30S ribosomal protein S17, with protein MSENNVTENTEARGFRKTREGLVVSDKMDKTVVVAVEDRVKHALYGKVIRRTNKLKAHDEQNAAGVGDRVLLMETRPLSASKRWRVVEILEKAK; from the coding sequence ATGAGCGAGAACAACGTGACTGAGAACACTGAGGCGCGCGGCTTCCGCAAGACCCGTGAGGGTCTCGTCGTCAGCGACAAGATGGACAAGACCGTCGTCGTCGCCGTCGAGGACCGCGTCAAGCACGCGCTGTACGGCAAGGTCATCCGCCGTACGAACAAGCTCAAGGCGCACGACGAGCAGAACGCCGCGGGTGTCGGCGACCGCGTCCTCCTGATGGAGACCCGGCCGCTGTCCGCGTCGAAGCGCTGGCGCGTCGTCGAGATCCTCGAGAAGGCGAAGTAA
- the rplX gene encoding 50S ribosomal protein L24, which produces MKIKKGDLVQVITGKDKGKQGKVIAAYPREERVLVEGVNRVKKHTKAGPTARGSQAGGIITTEAPIHVSNVQLVVEKDGNKVVTRVGYRFDENGNKIRVAKRTGEDI; this is translated from the coding sequence ATGAAGATCAAGAAGGGCGACCTGGTCCAGGTCATCACCGGCAAGGACAAGGGCAAGCAGGGCAAGGTCATTGCCGCTTACCCGCGCGAGGAGCGCGTCCTGGTCGAGGGTGTCAACCGGGTCAAGAAGCACACCAAGGCTGGTCCGACCGCTCGCGGCTCGCAGGCCGGCGGCATCATCACGACCGAGGCCCCCATCCACGTGTCCAACGTTCAGCTGGTCGTGGAGAAGGACGGCAACAAGGTCGTGACCCGCGTCGGCTACCGCTTCGACGAGAACGGCAACAAGATCCGCGTTGCCAAGCGGACGGGTGAGGACATCTGA
- the secY gene encoding preprotein translocase subunit SecY, with protein MLTAFARAFRTPDLRKKLLFTLGIIVLYRVGTHIPIPGVDYKNVQTCIDVAKGQQGLFGLVNMFSGGALLQITVFALGIMPYITASIILQLLTVVIPRLEALKKEGQAGTTKITQYTRYLTVALAILQGTGLVATARSGALFSGCPVASSIVPDQSIFTTITMVICMTAGTAVVMWLGELITDRGIGNGMSILMFISIAATFPSALWAIKKQGTLAGGWIEFGTVILVGLVMVGLVVFVEQAQRRIPVQYAKRMIGRRSYGGTSTYIPLKVNQAGVIPVIFASSLLYIPALIAQFAGGNSGWKSWIQQNLTKGDHPIYITLYFLLIVFFAFFYVAISFNPEEVADNMKKYGGFIPGIRAGRPTAEYLSYVLNRITWPGSLYLGLIALVPTMALVGFGASQNFPFGGTSILIIVGVGLETVKQIESQLQQRNYEGFLR; from the coding sequence GTGCTCACCGCGTTCGCCCGGGCGTTCAGGACGCCCGACCTGCGCAAGAAGCTGCTCTTCACGCTCGGAATCATCGTGCTCTACCGGGTCGGTACGCACATCCCGATCCCCGGCGTCGACTACAAGAACGTTCAGACCTGCATCGACGTGGCCAAGGGACAGCAGGGCCTGTTCGGTCTGGTCAACATGTTCAGCGGCGGCGCGCTGCTGCAGATCACGGTTTTCGCGCTGGGCATCATGCCGTACATCACGGCGAGCATCATTCTCCAGCTGCTGACCGTGGTCATCCCGCGCCTCGAGGCCCTGAAGAAGGAGGGCCAGGCGGGCACGACGAAGATCACCCAGTACACCCGTTACCTGACGGTGGCGCTGGCGATCCTCCAGGGCACCGGCCTGGTGGCCACCGCCCGCAGCGGCGCCCTGTTCTCGGGCTGCCCGGTGGCGTCCTCGATCGTGCCCGACCAGTCGATCTTCACCACCATCACGATGGTCATCTGCATGACCGCCGGTACCGCCGTCGTCATGTGGCTCGGCGAGCTGATCACCGACCGCGGCATCGGCAACGGCATGTCCATCCTGATGTTCATCTCGATCGCCGCGACCTTCCCGTCCGCGCTGTGGGCGATCAAGAAGCAGGGCACCCTGGCCGGCGGCTGGATCGAGTTCGGCACGGTCATCCTGGTCGGCCTGGTCATGGTCGGCCTGGTGGTCTTCGTCGAGCAGGCGCAGCGGCGCATCCCCGTGCAGTACGCCAAGCGGATGATCGGCCGCCGGTCCTACGGCGGCACGTCCACGTACATCCCGCTCAAGGTCAACCAGGCGGGTGTGATCCCCGTCATCTTCGCGTCGTCGCTGCTCTACATCCCGGCACTGATCGCGCAGTTCGCCGGGGGCAACTCCGGGTGGAAGTCCTGGATCCAGCAGAACCTCACCAAGGGCGACCACCCGATCTACATCACCCTCTACTTCCTGCTGATCGTGTTCTTCGCGTTCTTCTACGTGGCGATCTCGTTCAACCCCGAGGAAGTCGCGGACAACATGAAGAAGTATGGTGGCTTCATCCCGGGCATCCGGGCCGGTCGGCCCACCGCTGAGTACCTGTCGTACGTACTCAACCGGATCACCTGGCCGGGTTCGCTGTACCTGGGTCTGATCGCTCTCGTACCGACAATGGCGTTGGTGGGCTTCGGGGCGAGCCAGAACTTCCCGTTCGGTGGCACCAGCATCCTGATCATCGTGGGTGTCGGCCTCGAGACGGTGAAGCAGATCGAGAGCCAGCTCCAGCAGCGCAATTACGAAGGGTTCCTCCGCTGA
- the rpsE gene encoding 30S ribosomal protein S5, with protein sequence MAGPQRRGGGAGGGERRDRKGRDGGAAAAEKTAYVERVVAINRVAKVVKGGRRFSFTALVVVGDGDGTVGVGYGKAKEVPAAIAKGVEEAKKHFFKVPRIQGTIPHPIQGEKAAGVVLLKPASPGTGVIAGGPVRAVLECAGIHDVLSKSLGSDNAINIVHATVEALKGLQRPEEIAARRGLPLEDVAPAALLRARAGAGA encoded by the coding sequence ATGGCTGGACCCCAGCGCCGCGGTGGCGGTGCCGGTGGCGGCGAGCGGCGGGACCGGAAGGGCCGTGACGGCGGCGCAGCTGCCGCCGAGAAGACCGCGTACGTTGAGCGCGTCGTCGCGATCAACCGCGTCGCCAAGGTTGTGAAGGGTGGTCGTCGCTTCAGCTTCACCGCGCTGGTCGTGGTGGGCGACGGTGACGGCACCGTGGGTGTCGGATACGGCAAGGCCAAGGAGGTGCCGGCCGCCATCGCCAAGGGCGTTGAGGAGGCCAAGAAGCACTTCTTCAAGGTCCCCCGGATCCAGGGCACCATCCCGCACCCGATCCAGGGTGAGAAGGCTGCCGGCGTCGTGCTGCTCAAGCCCGCGTCGCCCGGTACCGGTGTTATCGCCGGTGGTCCGGTGCGTGCCGTGCTCGAGTGCGCCGGTATCCACGACGTGCTGTCGAAGTCGCTCGGCTCCGACAACGCGATCAACATCGTGCACGCGACCGTGGAGGCCCTGAAGGGCCTGCAGCGTCCCGAGGAGATCGCGGCCCGCCGTGGTCTGCCGCTCGAGGACGTCGCCCCCGCGGCCCTGCTGCGTGCGCGTGCCGGGGCGGGTGCGTAA
- a CDS encoding type Z 30S ribosomal protein S14, translating into MAKKALIAKAARKPKFGVRAYTRCQRCGRPHSVYRKFGLCRVCLREMAHRGELPGVTKSSW; encoded by the coding sequence ATGGCGAAGAAGGCTCTGATCGCTAAGGCTGCTCGCAAGCCCAAGTTCGGTGTGCGCGCGTACACCCGCTGCCAGCGCTGCGGCCGTCCGCACTCCGTGTACCGCAAGTTCGGCCTGTGCCGCGTGTGCCTTCGTGAGATGGCTCACCGTGGCGAGCTGCCGGGCGTGACCAAGAGCTCCTGGTAA
- the rplE gene encoding 50S ribosomal protein L5: MATTTTPRLKQKYREEIAGKLRDEFKYENVMQVPGLVKIVVNMGVGDAARDSKLIEGAIRDLTTITGQKPAVTKARKSIAQFKLREGQPIGAHVTLRGDRMWEFLDRTLSLALPRIRDFRGLSPKQFDGRGNYTFGLTEQVMFHEIDQDKIDRVRGMDITVVTTATNDAEGRALLRHLGFPFKEA, from the coding sequence ATGGCTACCACCACCACTCCGCGTCTGAAGCAGAAGTACCGCGAGGAGATCGCGGGCAAGCTGCGTGACGAGTTCAAGTACGAGAACGTCATGCAGGTCCCCGGCCTCGTCAAGATCGTGGTCAACATGGGTGTGGGCGACGCCGCCCGCGACTCCAAGCTGATCGAGGGCGCCATCCGCGACCTCACCACGATCACCGGTCAGAAGCCGGCCGTCACCAAGGCCCGCAAGTCCATCGCGCAGTTCAAGCTGCGTGAGGGCCAGCCGATCGGTGCCCACGTCACGCTCCGTGGCGACCGCATGTGGGAGTTCCTGGACCGCACCCTGTCGCTCGCGCTGCCGCGCATCCGCGACTTCCGCGGCCTGTCCCCCAAGCAGTTCGACGGCCGTGGCAACTACACCTTCGGTCTCACGGAGCAGGTCATGTTCCACGAGATCGACCAGGACAAGATCGACCGCGTCCGGGGTATGGACATCACCGTGGTCACCACGGCGACCAACGACGCTGAGGGCCGCGCGCTCCTTCGTCACCTCGGCTTCCCGTTCAAGGAGGCGTGA
- the rplO gene encoding 50S ribosomal protein L15 yields the protein MAEQNPLKIHNLRPAPGAKTAKTRVGRGEASKGKTAGRGTKGTKARYQVPERFEGGQMPLHMRLPKLKGFKNPFKTEYQVVNLDKLAALYPEGGEVTVEGLVAKGAVRKNALVKVLGQGEISVALQVTVDAVSGSAKEKITAAGGTVTELV from the coding sequence ATGGCGGAGCAGAACCCGCTCAAGATCCACAACCTCCGTCCCGCCCCGGGCGCCAAGACCGCCAAGACCCGTGTCGGTCGTGGTGAGGCGTCGAAGGGTAAGACGGCCGGTCGTGGTACCAAGGGCACGAAGGCCCGCTACCAGGTTCCGGAGCGCTTCGAGGGTGGCCAGATGCCGCTGCACATGCGCCTCCCGAAGCTGAAGGGCTTCAAGAACCCGTTCAAGACCGAGTACCAGGTCGTGAACCTCGACAAGCTGGCCGCGCTCTACCCCGAGGGTGGCGAGGTCACCGTCGAGGGTCTGGTGGCCAAGGGTGCCGTTCGCAAGAACGCGCTCGTCAAGGTGCTCGGCCAGGGCGAGATCTCCGTGGCGCTGCAGGTGACGGTCGACGCCGTCTCCGGCTCCGCCAAGGAGAAGATCACCGCCGCCGGCGGTACCGTCACCGAGCTCGTCTGA
- the rpsS gene encoding 30S ribosomal protein S19: MPRSLKKGPFVDDHLLKKVDSQNEAGTKNVIKTWSRRSMIIPSMLGHTIAVHNGKTHIPVFVTESMVGHKLGEFSPTRTFRGHVKEDRKSKRR; this comes from the coding sequence ATGCCTCGTAGCTTGAAGAAGGGACCCTTCGTCGACGACCACCTGCTCAAGAAGGTGGACTCGCAGAACGAAGCCGGTACCAAGAACGTCATCAAGACCTGGTCCCGCCGCTCGATGATCATCCCCAGCATGCTGGGCCACACGATCGCGGTGCACAACGGCAAGACCCACATCCCGGTGTTCGTCACCGAGTCGATGGTCGGCCACAAGCTCGGCGAGTTCTCGCCGACGCGCACCTTCCGGGGTCACGTCAAGGAAGACCGGAAGTCGAAGCGCCGCTAG
- the rpsC gene encoding 30S ribosomal protein S3 has protein sequence MGQKVNPHGFRLGVTTDFKSRWYADKLYKDYVKEDVAIRRMMTSGMERAGISKVEIERTRDRVRVDIHTARPGIVIGRRGAEADRIRGDLEKLTGKQVQLNILEVKNPETDAQLVAQAVAEQLSSRVSFRRAMRKSMQSAMKAGAKGIKIQCGGRLGGAEMSRSEFYREGRVPLHTLRANVDYGFFEAKTTFGRIGVKVWIYKGDVKNIAEVRAENAAARAGNRPARGGADRPARGGRGGERRGRKPQQAAGAEAPKAEAPAAPAESTGTEA, from the coding sequence ATGGGCCAGAAGGTTAACCCGCATGGGTTCCGGCTCGGTGTCACCACGGACTTCAAGTCCCGGTGGTACGCCGACAAGCTGTACAAGGACTACGTCAAGGAAGACGTCGCCATCCGTCGGATGATGACGTCCGGCATGGAGCGCGCCGGTATCTCGAAGGTTGAGATCGAGCGCACCCGTGACCGCGTCCGCGTGGACATCCACACCGCGCGTCCGGGCATCGTCATCGGCCGCCGTGGCGCCGAGGCCGACCGCATCCGCGGTGACCTCGAGAAGCTCACGGGCAAGCAGGTCCAGCTGAACATCCTCGAGGTCAAGAACCCCGAGACCGACGCTCAGCTCGTGGCCCAGGCCGTTGCCGAGCAGCTCTCCTCCCGCGTCTCCTTCCGCCGCGCCATGCGCAAGAGCATGCAGTCGGCGATGAAGGCGGGCGCCAAGGGCATCAAGATCCAGTGCGGTGGCCGCCTCGGCGGCGCCGAGATGTCCCGCTCGGAGTTCTACCGCGAGGGCCGTGTGCCCCTGCACACGCTCCGTGCGAACGTGGACTACGGCTTCTTCGAGGCCAAGACGACCTTCGGCCGCATCGGTGTGAAGGTCTGGATCTACAAGGGCGACGTCAAGAACATCGCCGAGGTCCGCGCCGAGAACGCTGCCGCCCGTGCGGGCAACCGCCCGGCGCGCGGCGGTGCCGACCGCCCGGCCCGTGGTGGCCGTGGTGGCGAGCGGCGCGGTCGCAAGCCGCAGCAGGCTGCCGGCGCCGAGGCCCCCAAGGCCGAGGCCCCTGCCGCTCCGGCTGAGAGCACCGGAACGGAGGCCTGA
- the rplD gene encoding 50S ribosomal protein L4, with protein MSTVDILSPAGEKTGSVELPAEIFGVEKVSIPLIHQVVVAQNAAARQGTHKTKTRAEVRGGGRKPYRQKGTGRARQGSTRAPQFAGGGVVHGPVPRDYSQRTPKKMKAAALRHALTDRARHNRIHVVTGVIEGETPSTKAAKTLFGKISERKNLLLVVERADEAAWLSARNLPQVHILEPGQLNTYDVIVSDDVVFTQAAFESFVSGPKATDTEGSEV; from the coding sequence ATGAGCACTGTTGACATCCTTTCGCCTGCCGGCGAGAAGACCGGTAGCGTCGAACTCCCCGCGGAGATCTTCGGCGTGGAGAAGGTCAGCATCCCGCTGATCCACCAGGTCGTCGTCGCGCAGAACGCGGCTGCCCGCCAGGGCACGCACAAGACCAAGACCCGCGCCGAAGTCCGTGGTGGTGGCAGGAAGCCGTACCGCCAGAAGGGCACCGGCCGCGCCCGTCAGGGCTCGACCCGCGCGCCGCAGTTCGCCGGCGGTGGCGTCGTGCACGGTCCCGTGCCGCGTGACTACTCGCAGCGGACCCCGAAGAAGATGAAGGCCGCGGCCCTGCGCCACGCCCTCACCGACCGGGCCCGCCACAACCGTATCCACGTCGTCACCGGCGTGATCGAGGGCGAGACCCCCTCCACCAAGGCCGCCAAGACGCTGTTCGGCAAGATCTCGGAGCGCAAGAACCTGCTCCTGGTCGTCGAGCGCGCCGACGAGGCCGCGTGGCTGTCCGCTCGCAACCTGCCCCAGGTCCACATCCTGGAGCCGGGCCAGCTGAACACGTACGACGTGATCGTCTCCGACGACGTGGTCTTCACCCAGGCCGCTTTCGAGTCCTTCGTGTCCGGCCCGAAGGCCACTGACACCGAAGGGAGCGAGGTCTGA
- the rpmD gene encoding 50S ribosomal protein L30: protein MAQLKITQTKSYIGSKQNHRDTLRSLGLKRLGDVVVKEDRPEFRGMVHTVRHLVTVEEVD, encoded by the coding sequence ATGGCGCAGCTCAAGATCACGCAGACGAAGTCGTACATCGGCAGCAAGCAGAACCACCGCGACACCCTGCGTTCCCTGGGCCTCAAGCGCCTGGGTGACGTGGTCGTCAAGGAGGACCGTCCCGAGTTCCGCGGCATGGTGCACACCGTCCGCCACCTCGTGACGGTCGAGGAGGTCGACTGA
- the rplV gene encoding 50S ribosomal protein L22, with product MEARAQARYIRVTPMKARRVVDLIRGMDATEAQAVLRFAPQAASVPVGKVLDSAIANAAHNYDHTDADSLYISEAYVDEGPTLKRFRPRAQGRAYRIRKRTSHITVVVSSKEGTR from the coding sequence ATGGAAGCCAGGGCCCAGGCGCGGTACATCCGCGTCACGCCCATGAAGGCCCGCCGCGTGGTGGACCTCATCCGTGGCATGGACGCCACGGAGGCCCAGGCTGTTCTGCGATTCGCTCCGCAGGCAGCCTCCGTGCCGGTCGGCAAGGTGCTCGACAGCGCCATCGCCAACGCCGCGCACAACTACGACCACACCGACGCCGACAGCCTCTACATCTCCGAGGCGTACGTCGACGAGGGCCCGACCCTGAAGCGGTTCCGTCCGCGTGCCCAGGGCCGTGCCTACCGGATCCGCAAGCGGACCAGCCACATCACCGTGGTCGTCAGCAGCAAGGAAGGAACCCGGTAA
- the rpsH gene encoding 30S ribosomal protein S8, translating to MTMTDPIADMLTRLRNANAAYHDTVTMPHSKIKSHIAEILQQEGFITGWRVEDAEVGKNLVLELKFGPNRERSIAGIKRISKPGLRVYAKSTNLPKVLGGLGVAIISTSHGLLTDKQAGKKGVGGEVLAYVW from the coding sequence ATGACCATGACTGATCCGATCGCAGACATGCTCACGCGTCTGCGGAACGCGAACGCGGCGTACCACGACACCGTGACGATGCCGCACTCCAAGATCAAGTCGCACATCGCGGAGATCCTCCAGCAGGAGGGCTTCATCACGGGCTGGCGCGTCGAGGACGCCGAGGTCGGCAAGAACCTCGTCCTCGAGCTGAAGTTCGGCCCCAACCGTGAGCGCTCCATCGCGGGCATCAAGCGGATCTCCAAGCCCGGTCTCCGGGTGTACGCGAAGTCCACCAACCTGCCGAAGGTGCTCGGCGGCCTCGGCGTGGCGATCATCTCCACGTCTCACGGGCTCCTCACCGACAAGCAGGCCGGCAAGAAGGGCGTGGGTGGGGAAGTCCTCGCCTACGTCTGGTAG
- the rplN gene encoding 50S ribosomal protein L14, producing MIQQESRLRVADNTGAKEILCIRVLGGSGRRYAGIGDVIVATVKDAIPGGNVKKGDVVKAVIVRTVKERRRPDGSYIRFDENAAVILKNDGDPRGTRIFGPVGRELREKKFMKIISLAPEVL from the coding sequence GTGATCCAGCAGGAGTCGCGACTGCGTGTCGCCGACAACACTGGTGCGAAGGAGATCCTTTGCATCCGTGTGCTCGGTGGCTCCGGTCGCCGCTACGCGGGCATCGGTGACGTCATCGTCGCCACCGTCAAGGACGCGATCCCCGGTGGCAACGTGAAGAAGGGTGACGTCGTCAAGGCGGTCATCGTTCGCACCGTCAAGGAGCGCCGCCGTCCGGACGGCTCGTACATCCGCTTCGACGAGAACGCCGCCGTCATTCTGAAGAACGACGGTGACCCTCGCGGCACCCGCATCTTCGGCCCGGTCGGGCGTGAGCTGCGCGAGAAGAAGTTCATGAAGATCATCTCGCTGGCTCCGGAGGTGCTGTAA
- the rplP gene encoding 50S ribosomal protein L16, with translation MLIPRRVKHRKQHHPGRSGAAKGGTTVAFGEYGIQALTPAYVTNRQIEAARIAMTRHIKRGGKVWINIYPDRPLTKKPAETRMGSGKGSPEWWIANVKPGRVMFELSYPNEKIAREALTRAAHKLPMKCRIVKREAGEA, from the coding sequence ATGCTGATCCCCCGTAGGGTCAAGCACCGCAAGCAGCACCACCCGGGACGCAGCGGCGCTGCCAAGGGTGGCACGACGGTTGCGTTCGGCGAGTACGGCATCCAGGCGCTCACCCCGGCGTACGTGACGAACCGTCAGATCGAGGCCGCTCGTATCGCCATGACGCGTCACATCAAGCGTGGTGGCAAGGTCTGGATCAACATCTACCCGGACCGTCCGCTCACCAAGAAGCCCGCCGAGACCCGCATGGGTTCCGGTAAGGGTTCTCCGGAGTGGTGGATCGCCAACGTCAAGCCCGGACGCGTGATGTTCGAGCTGTCGTACCCCAACGAGAAGATTGCGCGTGAGGCCCTCACTCGTGCGGCCCACAAGCTGCCGATGAAGTGCCGGATCGTCAAGCGCGAGGCAGGTGAAGCGTGA
- the rplR gene encoding 50S ribosomal protein L18 produces MAYGQKILKGDAYKRAAIKRRHIRIRKRISGTAERPRLVVTRSNRHIVAQVIDDLKGHTLASASTLDSSIRGGEGDKSAQAKQVGALVAERAKAAGVEAVVFDRGGNQYAGRIAALADAAREAGLKF; encoded by the coding sequence ATGGCATACGGGCAGAAGATCCTCAAGGGCGACGCCTACAAGCGCGCCGCGATCAAGCGCCGTCACATCCGGATCCGCAAGCGGATCTCCGGTACGGCGGAGCGTCCCCGTCTGGTCGTGACCCGCTCGAACCGCCACATCGTGGCGCAGGTGATCGACGACCTCAAGGGCCACACCCTGGCGTCGGCGTCCACGCTGGACAGCTCGATCCGCGGTGGCGAGGGCGACAAGTCCGCGCAGGCCAAGCAGGTCGGTGCCCTGGTCGCCGAGCGTGCCAAGGCCGCCGGTGTCGAGGCCGTCGTGTTCGACCGTGGTGGCAACCAGTACGCCGGGCGCATCGCCGCCCTGGCGGACGCCGCCCGCGAAGCCGGGCTCAAGTTCTGA
- the rplB gene encoding 50S ribosomal protein L2: MGIRKYKPTTPGRRGASVADFVEVTRSTPEKSLVRPLHSKGGRNNSGRVTVRHQGGGHKRAYRVIDFRRHDKDGVPAKVAHIEYDPNRTARIALLHYADGEKRYILAPRGLQQGDRVENGPGADIKPGNNLALRNIPVGTTLHAIELRPGGGAKMARSAGASVQLLAREGAMATLRMPSGEIRMVDARCRATVGEVGNAEQSNINWGKAGRKRWLGVRPTVRGVVMNPVDHPHGGGEGRTSGGRHPVSPWGKKEGRTRSPKKASNKYIVRRRKTNKKR; this comes from the coding sequence ATGGGAATCCGCAAGTACAAGCCGACTACGCCGGGCCGTCGTGGCGCCAGCGTCGCCGACTTCGTCGAGGTCACGCGGTCCACGCCGGAGAAGTCGCTGGTCCGTCCCCTGCACAGCAAGGGCGGCCGTAACAATTCCGGTCGTGTGACCGTCCGCCACCAGGGCGGTGGCCACAAGCGCGCCTACCGCGTGATCGACTTCCGTCGTCACGACAAGGACGGCGTGCCGGCGAAGGTCGCGCACATCGAGTACGACCCCAACCGCACCGCGCGCATCGCGCTGCTGCACTACGCCGACGGCGAGAAGCGCTACATCCTCGCGCCGCGCGGCCTGCAGCAGGGCGACCGTGTCGAGAACGGCCCCGGGGCCGACATCAAGCCGGGCAACAACCTGGCCCTGCGCAACATCCCGGTCGGTACGACGCTGCACGCGATCGAACTCCGTCCGGGCGGCGGCGCCAAGATGGCCCGCTCCGCAGGTGCCTCCGTGCAGCTGCTCGCGCGTGAGGGCGCCATGGCGACCCTCCGTATGCCGTCCGGCGAGATCCGCATGGTGGACGCACGCTGCCGCGCCACCGTCGGTGAGGTCGGCAACGCCGAGCAGAGCAACATCAACTGGGGCAAGGCCGGCCGTAAGCGGTGGCTGGGCGTTCGCCCGACCGTCCGTGGTGTCGTCATGAACCCGGTCGACCACCCGCACGGTGGTGGTGAGGGCCGGACCTCCGGTGGTCGTCACCCCGTGTCCCCGTGGGGCAAGAAGGAAGGCCGTACTCGTTCGCCCAAGAAGGCGTCGAACAAGTACATCGTCCGCCGCCGCAAGACGAACAAGAAGCGCTAA